A portion of the Salarias fasciatus chromosome 15, fSalaFa1.1, whole genome shotgun sequence genome contains these proteins:
- the gopc gene encoding Golgi-associated PDZ and coiled-coil motif-containing protein isoform X2 → MSASAGCSPAGHSPGLGPGMSMFRWLEVLEKEFDKAFVDVDLLLGEIDPDQVDITYEGRQKMTSLSSCFAQLCHKTQTVFQLNHKLEAQLVDLRSELTEAKAERKAVEKEVHDLLLQLHTLQLQLHAQQGQAEDSDTIKDRLEQELKASKKEKLEEARLETEVRLYKKENEALRRHMAVLQAEVYGARLAAKYLDKELAGRVQQIQLLGRDMKGPAHDKLWNQLEAEIHLHRHKTVIRACRGRSDPKKPLPSPVGHDPDLLKKTQGVGPIRKVVLMKEDHEGLGISITGGKEHGVPILISEIHPGQPADRCGGLHVGDAILAVNSINLRDAKHKEAVTILSQQRGQIEFEVVYVAPEVDSDDENVEYEDDSGHRYRLYLDELEDGGGAPPGGSSASLQALEKMTLNNRPENGDAEVSSQAPSEDPPSRPPDTDGSS, encoded by the exons ATGTCCGCCTCGGCCGGATGCTCCCCCGCGGGCCACAGCCCAGGCCTCGGCCCCGGGATGTCCATGTTCCGCTGGCTGGAGGTTCTGGAGAAAGAGTTCGACAAAGCCTTCGTGGACgtggacctgctgctgggggAGATCGACCCGGACCAGGTGGACATCACGTACGAGGGCCGCCAGAAGATGACCAGCCTGAGCTCCTGCTTCGCCCAGCTGTGCCACAAAACCCAGACCGTGTTCCAGCTCAACCACAAGCTGGAG GCCCAGCTGGTGGACCTGCGgtcggagctgacggaggccaAAGCGGAGCGGAAGGCGGTGGAGAAGGAGGTCCacgacctgctgctgcagctccacaccctgcagctgcagctgcacgccCAGCAGGGCCAGGCCGAGGACTCGGACACCATCAAAGACCGGCTG GAACAGGAGCTGAAGGCCAGTAagaaggagaagctggaggaggcccgGCTGGAGACGGAGGTTCGGCTCTACAAGAAGGAGAACGAGGCCCTCCGCAGGCACATGGCGGTACTGCAGGCCGAGGTGTACGGAGCCAGACTGGCGGCTAAATACCTGGACAAGGAGCTGGCCGGCAG GGTGCAGCAGATCCAGCTGCTGGGTCGAGACATGAAGGGGCCGGCGCACGACAAGCTGTGGAaccagctggaggcggagatCCACCTCCACCGCCACAAAACCGTCATCCGGGCCTGCAGAGGGCGCAGCGACCCCAAgaagcccctcccctcccccgtgGGACAC GACCCAGACCTGCTGAAGAAGACCCAGGGAGTGGGTCCCATCAGGAAGGTGGTGCTGATGAAGGAGGACCACGAGGGCCTGGGGATCTCCATCACT GGGGGGAAGGAGCACGGCGTTCCCATCCTGATCTCAGAGATTCATCCCGGCCAGCCTGCAGACAGATGTGGAGGGCTGCATGTCGGAGACGCCATCTTAGCCGTGAACAGCATCAACCTGAGGGACGCCAAACACAAGGAAGCCGTCACCATCCTCTCCCAACAg CGGGGGCAGATCGAGTTCGAGGTGGTGTACGTGGCTCCGGAGGTGGACAGCGACGACGAGAACGTGGAGTACGAGGACGACAGCGGCCACCGCTACCGGCTGTACCTGGACGAgctggaggacggcggcggcgccccgCCGGGGGGCAGCTCCGCCTCTCTTCAGG ctctggagaaGATGACTCTGAACAACCGGCCGGAGAACGGAGACGCCGAGGTGTCCAGCCAGGCCCCGTCAGAGGACCCCCCCTCCAGGCCCCCCGACACCGACGGCTCCTCCTAG
- the cep85l gene encoding centrosomal protein of 85 kDa-like isoform X3 — protein sequence MLREMWATDRDPEEGGKRGSGLVPPASWSPGPDPAWLCGPPGPRPAGLGGRRRSSLSDSGDTGIGTYCSEDDSSCSTTPLTPLHPGLEDDGVPVLRAPPSPSADRNPPRRWSSLTGLPDGSRRRPDRHGSLDRARLHGYRRDAAAPGGDLYLPLSSSPLCSALLLRSPGAGPVCRLTRGGGGGGGGGDRSLPSALSSPIRHSSSFPDPLLSSLSSLPGEDTLRTQKWLAEQMEFRPRAEPDGPLPWQHDPRTSQSSLPFNMLVKVKEGLLRQRELEIERQKQQIVQLQARIRENELRAQQVLQSQRSWYDQQLALEESAVSQQTAARPPREEELSRKLAVAEWEVLHVNDFFKHITQKHSEDVHKLEDKIRTRDRYISSLKKKRQREGGLNQERQQRIEILERYLSELPTLHEVHGGAQREEQAQRRAEDLEAAVSRLESSLQDGRAQIQDKDVQIQLQAQREEELEASVHSLQQKVQQCLDDGVRVPMQDLKRLEAENRELRQQRDHNSRLFLQQKEQIDRLSSTLTARSSRTQGRRSLRHLKEDGVADRQQQQQPAGGGSAPLEAGQLLKEMSLCLLDLQALCSILIQRAQGKEPSLALLLGMKASSVSPEEEEEEEEEEEEGEGEGRRLLEVGQLRRDIDELRKTISDATLSMWISAVSLSDGRR from the exons ATGCTGCGGGAGATGTGGGCCACAGACCGAGACCCGGAGGAGGGAGGCAAGAGGG GGAGCGGCCTGGTCCCCCCTGCGTCCTGGAGTCCCGGTCCGGACCCGGCCTGGCTCTGCGGCCCCCCCGGGCCCCGCCCCGCCGGGCTGGGGGGCCGCAGGCGGAGCTCGCTGTCCGACAGCGGCGACACCGGCATCGGGACCTACTGCTCCGAGG ATGACTCCAGCTGCAGCACCACCCCCCTCACCCCGCTCCACCCGGGCCTGGAGGACGACGGCGTCCCCGTGCTGCGGGCGCCGCCGTCCCCGTCCGCCGACCGCAACCCGCCGCGCCGCTGGTCCTCGCTCACCGGGCTGCCGGACGGCTCCCGGCGGCGCCCGGACCGCCACGGCTCCCTGGACCGGGCCCGGCTGCACGGCTACCGGAGGGACGCCGCCGCCCCGGGCGGGGACCTGTACCTCCCTCTGTCCTCGTCCCCCCTGTGCAGCGCCCTGCTGCTGCGGTCCCCGGGGGCCGGGCCGGTCTGCAGGCTgacccgcggcggcggcggcggcggcggcggcggcgaccgctccctcccctctgctctgtcctcgCCCATCAGGCACAGCAGCTCCTTCCCGGACCCCTTGCTCTCCTCGCTGTCCTCGCTCCCCGGCGAGGACACGCTGCGCACGCAGAAGTGGCTCGCCGAGCAGATGGAGTTCAGGCCCCGGGCCGAGCCGGACGGcccgttaccatggcaacacgACCCCAGGACCAGCCAG agctccCTTCCTTTCAACATGCTGGTGAAGGTGAAAGAGGGACTGCTGAGGCAGAGAGAGCTGGAGATCGAGAG gcagaagcagcagataGTGCAGCTCCAGGCCCGGATCCGGGAGAACGAGCTGCGAGCGCAGCAGGTGCTgcagagccagaggagctgGTACGACCAGCAGCTGGCGCTGGAg gagtcCGCCGTGAGCCAGCAGACGGCCGCCCGGCCGCCccgggaggaggagctgagcaggAAGCTGGCGGTGGCGGAGTGGGAGGTGCTCCACGTCAACGACTTCTTCAAGCACATCACCCAGAAACACAGCGAGGACGTCCACAAGCTGGAGGACAAG ATCAGGACCAGGGACCGCTACATCAGCAGCCTGAAGAAGAAGCGGCAGAGGGAGGGCGGCCTCAACCAGGAGCGGCAGCAGCGCATCGAGATCCTGGAGCGCTACCTGTCCGAGCTGCCCACGCTGCACGAGGTGCACGGCGGCGCCCAGCGGGAGGAGCAGGCCCAGCGCCGGGCCGAGGACCTGGAGGCGGCGGTCAGCCGCCTGGAGAGCAGCCTGCAGGACGGACGGGCCCAGATTCAGGACAAGGACGTCCAGATCCAGCTGCAGGcgcagcgggaggaggagctggaggcctcGGTGCacag cctgcagcagaagGTGCAGCAGTGTCTGGATGACGGGGTCCGGGTTCCCATGCAGGACCTGAAGAGACTGGAGGCTGAAAACAGAGAGCTTCGTCAGCAGCGGGATCACAACAGCagg ctgttcctgcagcagAAGGAGCAGATCGACAGGCTGAGCTCCACCCTGACG GCCAGGAGCTCCCGGACGCAGGGGAGGCGGAGTCTCCGTCACCTGAAGGAGGACGGTGTGgcggacaga cagcagcagcagcagccggcgggcggaggctccgcccccctggAGGCGGggcagctgctgaaggagatgTCTCTGTgcctgctggacctgcaggcTCTGTGCAGCATCCTGATCCAGAGAGCGCAGGGCAAGGAGCCCAGCCTGGCCCTGCTGCTGGGCATGAAGG CCTCCAGCGTGtccccggaggaggaggaggaggaggaggaggaggaggaggagggggagggggaggggcggcggcTCCTGGAGGTGGGCCAGCTGAGGAGAGACATCGACGAGCTGAGGAAGACCATCTCGGACGCCACGCTCAGCATGTGGATCAGCGCCGTGTCCCTGAGCGACGGCCGCCGCTGA
- the cep85l gene encoding centrosomal protein of 85 kDa-like isoform X1: MLREMWATDRDPEEGGKRGSGLVPPASWSPGPDPAWLCGPPGPRPAGLGGRRRSSLSDSGDTGIGTYCSEDDSSCSTTPLTPLHPGLEDDGVPVLRAPPSPSADRNPPRRWSSLTGLPDGSRRRPDRHGSLDRARLHGYRRDAAAPGGDLYLPLSSSPLCSALLLRSPGAGPVCRLTRGGGGGGGGGDRSLPSALSSPIRHSSSFPDPLLSSLSSLPGEDTLRTQKWLAEQMEFRPRAEPDGPLPWQHDPRTSQSSLPFNMLVKVKEGLLRQRELEIERQKQQIVQLQARIRENELRAQQVLQSQRSWYDQQLALEESAVSQQTAARPPREEELSRKLAVAEWEVLHVNDFFKHITQKHSEDVHKLEDKIRTRDRYISSLKKKRQREGGLNQERQQRIEILERYLSELPTLHEVHGGAQREEQAQRRAEDLEAAVSRLESSLQDGRAQIQDKDVQIQLQAQREEELEASVHSLQQKVQQCLDDGVRVPMQDLKRLEAENRELRQQRDHNSRLFLQQKEQIDRLSSTLTARSSRTQGRRSLRHLKEDGVADRVCVQQQQQQQPAGGGSAPLEAGQLLKEMSLCLLDLQALCSILIQRAQGKEPSLALLLGMKASSVSPEEEEEEEEEEEEGEGEGRRLLEVGQLRRDIDELRKTISDATLSMWISAVSLSDGRR; encoded by the exons ATGCTGCGGGAGATGTGGGCCACAGACCGAGACCCGGAGGAGGGAGGCAAGAGGG GGAGCGGCCTGGTCCCCCCTGCGTCCTGGAGTCCCGGTCCGGACCCGGCCTGGCTCTGCGGCCCCCCCGGGCCCCGCCCCGCCGGGCTGGGGGGCCGCAGGCGGAGCTCGCTGTCCGACAGCGGCGACACCGGCATCGGGACCTACTGCTCCGAGG ATGACTCCAGCTGCAGCACCACCCCCCTCACCCCGCTCCACCCGGGCCTGGAGGACGACGGCGTCCCCGTGCTGCGGGCGCCGCCGTCCCCGTCCGCCGACCGCAACCCGCCGCGCCGCTGGTCCTCGCTCACCGGGCTGCCGGACGGCTCCCGGCGGCGCCCGGACCGCCACGGCTCCCTGGACCGGGCCCGGCTGCACGGCTACCGGAGGGACGCCGCCGCCCCGGGCGGGGACCTGTACCTCCCTCTGTCCTCGTCCCCCCTGTGCAGCGCCCTGCTGCTGCGGTCCCCGGGGGCCGGGCCGGTCTGCAGGCTgacccgcggcggcggcggcggcggcggcggcggcgaccgctccctcccctctgctctgtcctcgCCCATCAGGCACAGCAGCTCCTTCCCGGACCCCTTGCTCTCCTCGCTGTCCTCGCTCCCCGGCGAGGACACGCTGCGCACGCAGAAGTGGCTCGCCGAGCAGATGGAGTTCAGGCCCCGGGCCGAGCCGGACGGcccgttaccatggcaacacgACCCCAGGACCAGCCAG agctccCTTCCTTTCAACATGCTGGTGAAGGTGAAAGAGGGACTGCTGAGGCAGAGAGAGCTGGAGATCGAGAG gcagaagcagcagataGTGCAGCTCCAGGCCCGGATCCGGGAGAACGAGCTGCGAGCGCAGCAGGTGCTgcagagccagaggagctgGTACGACCAGCAGCTGGCGCTGGAg gagtcCGCCGTGAGCCAGCAGACGGCCGCCCGGCCGCCccgggaggaggagctgagcaggAAGCTGGCGGTGGCGGAGTGGGAGGTGCTCCACGTCAACGACTTCTTCAAGCACATCACCCAGAAACACAGCGAGGACGTCCACAAGCTGGAGGACAAG ATCAGGACCAGGGACCGCTACATCAGCAGCCTGAAGAAGAAGCGGCAGAGGGAGGGCGGCCTCAACCAGGAGCGGCAGCAGCGCATCGAGATCCTGGAGCGCTACCTGTCCGAGCTGCCCACGCTGCACGAGGTGCACGGCGGCGCCCAGCGGGAGGAGCAGGCCCAGCGCCGGGCCGAGGACCTGGAGGCGGCGGTCAGCCGCCTGGAGAGCAGCCTGCAGGACGGACGGGCCCAGATTCAGGACAAGGACGTCCAGATCCAGCTGCAGGcgcagcgggaggaggagctggaggcctcGGTGCacag cctgcagcagaagGTGCAGCAGTGTCTGGATGACGGGGTCCGGGTTCCCATGCAGGACCTGAAGAGACTGGAGGCTGAAAACAGAGAGCTTCGTCAGCAGCGGGATCACAACAGCagg ctgttcctgcagcagAAGGAGCAGATCGACAGGCTGAGCTCCACCCTGACG GCCAGGAGCTCCCGGACGCAGGGGAGGCGGAGTCTCCGTCACCTGAAGGAGGACGGTGTGgcggacagagtgtgtgtgcag cagcagcagcagcagcagccggcgggcggaggctccgcccccctggAGGCGGggcagctgctgaaggagatgTCTCTGTgcctgctggacctgcaggcTCTGTGCAGCATCCTGATCCAGAGAGCGCAGGGCAAGGAGCCCAGCCTGGCCCTGCTGCTGGGCATGAAGG CCTCCAGCGTGtccccggaggaggaggaggaggaggaggaggaggaggaggagggggagggggaggggcggcggcTCCTGGAGGTGGGCCAGCTGAGGAGAGACATCGACGAGCTGAGGAAGACCATCTCGGACGCCACGCTCAGCATGTGGATCAGCGCCGTGTCCCTGAGCGACGGCCGCCGCTGA
- the cep85l gene encoding centrosomal protein of 85 kDa-like isoform X2 — MLREMWATDRDPEEGGKRGSGLVPPASWSPGPDPAWLCGPPGPRPAGLGGRRRSSLSDSGDTGIGTYCSEDDSSCSTTPLTPLHPGLEDDGVPVLRAPPSPSADRNPPRRWSSLTGLPDGSRRRPDRHGSLDRARLHGYRRDAAAPGGDLYLPLSSSPLCSALLLRSPGAGPVCRLTRGGGGGGGGGDRSLPSALSSPIRHSSSFPDPLLSSLSSLPGEDTLRTQKWLAEQMEFRPRAEPDGPLPWQHDPRTSQSSLPFNMLVKVKEGLLRQRELEIERQKQQIVQLQARIRENELRAQQVLQSQRSWYDQQLALEESAVSQQTAARPPREEELSRKLAVAEWEVLHVNDFFKHITQKHSEDVHKLEDKIRTRDRYISSLKKKRQREGGLNQERQQRIEILERYLSELPTLHEVHGGAQREEQAQRRAEDLEAAVSRLESSLQDGRAQIQDKDVQIQLQAQREEELEASVHSLQQKVQQCLDDGVRVPMQDLKRLEAENRELRQQRDHNSRLFLQQKEQIDRLSSTLTARSSRTQGRRSLRHLKEDGVADRVCVQQQQQQPAGGGSAPLEAGQLLKEMSLCLLDLQALCSILIQRAQGKEPSLALLLGMKASSVSPEEEEEEEEEEEEGEGEGRRLLEVGQLRRDIDELRKTISDATLSMWISAVSLSDGRR, encoded by the exons ATGCTGCGGGAGATGTGGGCCACAGACCGAGACCCGGAGGAGGGAGGCAAGAGGG GGAGCGGCCTGGTCCCCCCTGCGTCCTGGAGTCCCGGTCCGGACCCGGCCTGGCTCTGCGGCCCCCCCGGGCCCCGCCCCGCCGGGCTGGGGGGCCGCAGGCGGAGCTCGCTGTCCGACAGCGGCGACACCGGCATCGGGACCTACTGCTCCGAGG ATGACTCCAGCTGCAGCACCACCCCCCTCACCCCGCTCCACCCGGGCCTGGAGGACGACGGCGTCCCCGTGCTGCGGGCGCCGCCGTCCCCGTCCGCCGACCGCAACCCGCCGCGCCGCTGGTCCTCGCTCACCGGGCTGCCGGACGGCTCCCGGCGGCGCCCGGACCGCCACGGCTCCCTGGACCGGGCCCGGCTGCACGGCTACCGGAGGGACGCCGCCGCCCCGGGCGGGGACCTGTACCTCCCTCTGTCCTCGTCCCCCCTGTGCAGCGCCCTGCTGCTGCGGTCCCCGGGGGCCGGGCCGGTCTGCAGGCTgacccgcggcggcggcggcggcggcggcggcggcgaccgctccctcccctctgctctgtcctcgCCCATCAGGCACAGCAGCTCCTTCCCGGACCCCTTGCTCTCCTCGCTGTCCTCGCTCCCCGGCGAGGACACGCTGCGCACGCAGAAGTGGCTCGCCGAGCAGATGGAGTTCAGGCCCCGGGCCGAGCCGGACGGcccgttaccatggcaacacgACCCCAGGACCAGCCAG agctccCTTCCTTTCAACATGCTGGTGAAGGTGAAAGAGGGACTGCTGAGGCAGAGAGAGCTGGAGATCGAGAG gcagaagcagcagataGTGCAGCTCCAGGCCCGGATCCGGGAGAACGAGCTGCGAGCGCAGCAGGTGCTgcagagccagaggagctgGTACGACCAGCAGCTGGCGCTGGAg gagtcCGCCGTGAGCCAGCAGACGGCCGCCCGGCCGCCccgggaggaggagctgagcaggAAGCTGGCGGTGGCGGAGTGGGAGGTGCTCCACGTCAACGACTTCTTCAAGCACATCACCCAGAAACACAGCGAGGACGTCCACAAGCTGGAGGACAAG ATCAGGACCAGGGACCGCTACATCAGCAGCCTGAAGAAGAAGCGGCAGAGGGAGGGCGGCCTCAACCAGGAGCGGCAGCAGCGCATCGAGATCCTGGAGCGCTACCTGTCCGAGCTGCCCACGCTGCACGAGGTGCACGGCGGCGCCCAGCGGGAGGAGCAGGCCCAGCGCCGGGCCGAGGACCTGGAGGCGGCGGTCAGCCGCCTGGAGAGCAGCCTGCAGGACGGACGGGCCCAGATTCAGGACAAGGACGTCCAGATCCAGCTGCAGGcgcagcgggaggaggagctggaggcctcGGTGCacag cctgcagcagaagGTGCAGCAGTGTCTGGATGACGGGGTCCGGGTTCCCATGCAGGACCTGAAGAGACTGGAGGCTGAAAACAGAGAGCTTCGTCAGCAGCGGGATCACAACAGCagg ctgttcctgcagcagAAGGAGCAGATCGACAGGCTGAGCTCCACCCTGACG GCCAGGAGCTCCCGGACGCAGGGGAGGCGGAGTCTCCGTCACCTGAAGGAGGACGGTGTGgcggacagagtgtgtgtgcag cagcagcagcagcagccggcgggcggaggctccgcccccctggAGGCGGggcagctgctgaaggagatgTCTCTGTgcctgctggacctgcaggcTCTGTGCAGCATCCTGATCCAGAGAGCGCAGGGCAAGGAGCCCAGCCTGGCCCTGCTGCTGGGCATGAAGG CCTCCAGCGTGtccccggaggaggaggaggaggaggaggaggaggaggaggagggggagggggaggggcggcggcTCCTGGAGGTGGGCCAGCTGAGGAGAGACATCGACGAGCTGAGGAAGACCATCTCGGACGCCACGCTCAGCATGTGGATCAGCGCCGTGTCCCTGAGCGACGGCCGCCGCTGA
- the gopc gene encoding Golgi-associated PDZ and coiled-coil motif-containing protein isoform X1 — translation MSASAGCSPAGHSPGLGPGMSMFRWLEVLEKEFDKAFVDVDLLLGEIDPDQVDITYEGRQKMTSLSSCFAQLCHKTQTVFQLNHKLEAQLVDLRSELTEAKAERKAVEKEVHDLLLQLHTLQLQLHAQQGQAEDSDTIKDRLPAPTLEDVEQELKASKKEKLEEARLETEVRLYKKENEALRRHMAVLQAEVYGARLAAKYLDKELAGRVQQIQLLGRDMKGPAHDKLWNQLEAEIHLHRHKTVIRACRGRSDPKKPLPSPVGHDPDLLKKTQGVGPIRKVVLMKEDHEGLGISITGGKEHGVPILISEIHPGQPADRCGGLHVGDAILAVNSINLRDAKHKEAVTILSQQRGQIEFEVVYVAPEVDSDDENVEYEDDSGHRYRLYLDELEDGGGAPPGGSSASLQALEKMTLNNRPENGDAEVSSQAPSEDPPSRPPDTDGSS, via the exons ATGTCCGCCTCGGCCGGATGCTCCCCCGCGGGCCACAGCCCAGGCCTCGGCCCCGGGATGTCCATGTTCCGCTGGCTGGAGGTTCTGGAGAAAGAGTTCGACAAAGCCTTCGTGGACgtggacctgctgctgggggAGATCGACCCGGACCAGGTGGACATCACGTACGAGGGCCGCCAGAAGATGACCAGCCTGAGCTCCTGCTTCGCCCAGCTGTGCCACAAAACCCAGACCGTGTTCCAGCTCAACCACAAGCTGGAG GCCCAGCTGGTGGACCTGCGgtcggagctgacggaggccaAAGCGGAGCGGAAGGCGGTGGAGAAGGAGGTCCacgacctgctgctgcagctccacaccctgcagctgcagctgcacgccCAGCAGGGCCAGGCCGAGGACTCGGACACCATCAAAGACCGGCTG CCAGCACCAACACTGGAGGACGTG GAACAGGAGCTGAAGGCCAGTAagaaggagaagctggaggaggcccgGCTGGAGACGGAGGTTCGGCTCTACAAGAAGGAGAACGAGGCCCTCCGCAGGCACATGGCGGTACTGCAGGCCGAGGTGTACGGAGCCAGACTGGCGGCTAAATACCTGGACAAGGAGCTGGCCGGCAG GGTGCAGCAGATCCAGCTGCTGGGTCGAGACATGAAGGGGCCGGCGCACGACAAGCTGTGGAaccagctggaggcggagatCCACCTCCACCGCCACAAAACCGTCATCCGGGCCTGCAGAGGGCGCAGCGACCCCAAgaagcccctcccctcccccgtgGGACAC GACCCAGACCTGCTGAAGAAGACCCAGGGAGTGGGTCCCATCAGGAAGGTGGTGCTGATGAAGGAGGACCACGAGGGCCTGGGGATCTCCATCACT GGGGGGAAGGAGCACGGCGTTCCCATCCTGATCTCAGAGATTCATCCCGGCCAGCCTGCAGACAGATGTGGAGGGCTGCATGTCGGAGACGCCATCTTAGCCGTGAACAGCATCAACCTGAGGGACGCCAAACACAAGGAAGCCGTCACCATCCTCTCCCAACAg CGGGGGCAGATCGAGTTCGAGGTGGTGTACGTGGCTCCGGAGGTGGACAGCGACGACGAGAACGTGGAGTACGAGGACGACAGCGGCCACCGCTACCGGCTGTACCTGGACGAgctggaggacggcggcggcgccccgCCGGGGGGCAGCTCCGCCTCTCTTCAGG ctctggagaaGATGACTCTGAACAACCGGCCGGAGAACGGAGACGCCGAGGTGTCCAGCCAGGCCCCGTCAGAGGACCCCCCCTCCAGGCCCCCCGACACCGACGGCTCCTCCTAG